The following nucleotide sequence is from Chitinophagales bacterium.
TTATCGGCCGGCAGTATTACCGCATCAAGTTCAAAAGTTCACTGGGATACTGTTGCTTGTGTAACAGGGTACAAGATACGATATCGCACTGTCGGGTCATCTTCATGGACTACTCAAAAAGTAAACAGTAATACAAACTCAAAAAAATTAACAGGGTTAATCGTCGGTACTGATTATGAGTGGGAAATAGCATCGAAGTGCTCTGCTAACCCTAATTCCTATTCCTCCTTTTCTTCATTGCAAACATTTACAACAGCTTCTGCAAGTTTTGAAAAAGCATATTCTGAAACTTCAGAGATGAATGTTATTATTTCGCCGAATCCTTCATCAGGACAAATAAACCTGGACATTAAGTCACATGAAAACAGTTTAAATATTGAGGTGGTAAACTATGCCGGACAAATAGTACTTAATAGTAACATTGTTCAGGAAAATGAGGATTTCCATGAGCAATTTGATATCAGCGTTCTCCCTTCAGGAATTTATTGTATTGTTATAAAATCAGGAAGTGAGATGACAAGTGCAAAATTTGTAAAGCAATAAGACTGGCCTTTATTTCTTTCATTCCTGCAATATTGAAATTATGCTGTCAGGACTGATAGAACTAAAATCATCGATAATCTTAATAACACCTGGTAATCTTTTTAAATCAGATTCTTGCCCGGAGGTTGTGATAAATACTGACCTCATTCCACCGTTGTATGCCGCTTCTGCTCCTTTCAATGAATCTTCAAATACAATGCATAGTTGGGGTGAAATATTTAATTGTGAAGCTGCTGTCAGAAAAACTTCCGGATCTGGTTTTCCTTTTTTTGTCTGCTCAGCTGTTATTATTACATTAAAAAATTTATGCGAATGAGTAGCTTTTAAAATCATTTCAATGTTAGAAGAAGCGCTTGCGGTTGCAATCGCAAGTGCTATATGAGCGTCATATGCTTGTTGTAAAAATGAGGGCAACCCTTTTATCAGGCTGATATGATCTTTATAAAGGGTTTGATATTTCTCTTCTTTCTGTTTACTGAATAATTCTACATCCTCATCAGAAAACCGATCTCCAAAATGTCTTTGGAGCACCTCTTCATTTTTTCCATACAACGTAGGTTTAATTTCCTCGGATGAGAGATCCTTTCCTAATTGCTTTAATTGTTGTTGCCATGCCAGCTCATGGTATTTCATGTTGTCTACCATGGTGCCATCCATGTCAAATAAAAAAGCAAAATTGTCGCTCATGATCGATTTGAAATAATCGCCGAAATTAGTCTTCATTTCCATATGATGCTCCTATTGAATTACTCCTGCCAGAGTAAACGGTGGTAGAGCCTTAAATCTGTATTAGCACCAGCCCGAACAGGATCAGGAATATGTTATCATGTCTTACTATTGATATCAGGTGCCTTTTCAAAGTCGTTTCTTTGTATTTTTATATTAATTAATCGGGATGAAACTATTGGTTCTGGGTATGCTTGCGGGAGCAATTTTGCTTTTCTGCTCAGCAAATGTTTTTTCACAACCTGTTGCCAGTTTTACAGTTCAATATCCGACTTCACCGTGTCTGCCTGTTACTGTTAATTTTATTAATACTTCTACAGGCGATTCTTTAAAATCTTATTGGAGTTTTGGAGTAGATTCAACTTCGGTTTCTTTCGAAGAAAATCCATCTTATACATATAATCTTTGTGGAACCTTTCAGGTTATTTTAAAAATTGCAGATGTATCAGGCAATACCAGTTCAGATACGCAGCAGGTAGCTATAGATTGTCCCCCGCATGCTGCATTTACTGCATTGGATTCTAACTCCTGTTCACCCTCTTTATTTTGTTTAATTAGTGAATCAGAAAATGCCTCTGCTTATTCATGGCTCATCTATAACAGTTCCAAAACTGTTTTTTTAAGCAGCCATGATAACAATCCGTGTTTTATTCTTACAAATCCGGATTATTACTCTGCCGTATTAATTGTAAGTGATACTGCTGGCTGCACGGATACCTTAACTAAGTCTGATTATTTACTCGTCTCCATTGTGGAGGCAAATTTTCATGCTTCGCTTGATTCAGGATGTGGTTCCTTACTGATTAATTTTTTTGATTCTTCCCTGGTTGAAGGAGATAGTACGGTAACGTGGTCCTGGAATTTTGGAGATCCGGAGTCCGATTCTATGAATACTTCTTTCCAGCAGAATCCTTCTCACTTGTATGACTCATCGGGAAGTTTTGTGGTATCCCTCACCGTTACAGGCGCAAGAGGATGCAGCAGCACAGCATTAGATACGATCTTGGTATTTTCTGCGCCAGGGGCCGCCTTTACCCTGAGTGATAGTGTAGTATGTGCAGACGCTGCAATACAATTTTCAGATCAGTCTTCTCCGCAAGGAAAAATTGATCAGTGGCAATGGAATTTTAATGATGTAAGCAGTGGTTCTGATGATGTTTCTCAGGAGCAAAATCCTGTTCACGTCTTTCACAATCCTGGTCTTTATAGCATTCAATTGAATGTAATAACTTCCGAAGGCTGTTTGGACTCTATCAT
It contains:
- a CDS encoding HAD family phosphatase, which translates into the protein MKTNFGDYFKSIMSDNFAFLFDMDGTMVDNMKYHELAWQQQLKQLGKDLSSEEIKPTLYGKNEEVLQRHFGDRFSDEDVELFSKQKEEKYQTLYKDHISLIKGLPSFLQQAYDAHIALAIATASASSNIEMILKATHSHKFFNVIITAEQTKKGKPDPEVFLTAASQLNISPQLCIVFEDSLKGAEAAYNGGMRSVFITTSGQESDLKRLPGVIKIIDDFSSISPDSIISILQE